One window of Phycodurus eques isolate BA_2022a chromosome 8, UOR_Pequ_1.1, whole genome shotgun sequence genomic DNA carries:
- the atg4c gene encoding cysteine protease ATG4C isoform X2 yields the protein MENKGSDEVEKMKTKFLSVWHNVKYNDDDVSEACLEAPDKDSVMGNIEDFRRDFASRVWLTYREEFSPLPGSLLTSDCGWGCMLRAGQMMLAQALILHFLGRDWMWSEALQLQRLDAETWTTTAAKRLVEFLGASLQGTFNRPSNPESSAIHQAQAPGSAEEADAHLKEMYHRTLVSWFGDNSFAHLGLHRLVHLGLTLGKQAGDWYGPAAVAHILKKAMDEVKDSALAGITAYVSQDCTVYSADVIDSHRAPKAGWPSAGKADDLPPHQKEQSASAFTLPDSQAVIILIPVRLGGEKINPEYFNFAKRILSLEYCIGIIGGEPKQACYFVGFQDDSLIYMDPHYCQSFVDVSTSDFPLQSYHCPSPKKMPFTRMDPSCTIGFYSRSVQDYEKITQELSQVLQPSASDKYPAFTIVQGHGRDYDLSTLEKREWPFIRDPRRTITTAGDFVLL from the exons ATGATGACGATGTCTCAGAAGCCTGCTTGGAAGCGCCGGATAAGGACTCCGTCATGGGAAATATAGAGGATTTCCGGAGGGATTTTGCATCTCGTGTGTGGCTAACATATAGGGAAGAGTTTTCCCCTCTACCTGGCTCTCTTCTAACATCCGACTGTGGCTGGGGCTGCATGCTTCGGGCTGGACAGATGATGTTGGCTCAAGCACTTATTCTGCACTTCTTGGGCAGAG ATTGGATGTGGTCAGAGGCACTACAGCTCCAGCGTTTGGACGCCGAGACATGGaccaccactgcagccaagCGCCTGGTCGAATTCCTGGGAGCCTCGCTACAGGGCACCTTCAACAGGCCCTCCAATCCTGAATCATCAGCCATACATCAGGCTCAGGCTCCAGGGTCAGCAGAGGAGGCAGATGCCCACTTAAAAGAAATGTACCACCGGACACTGGTTTCATGGTTTGGGGACAACTCCTTTGCTCACCTGGGTCTGCACAGACTGGTACATTTAGGCCTGACATTGGGGAAACAGGCCGGGGACTGGTATGGACCTGCTGCTGTCGCGCACATTCTCAA GAAGGCTATGGATGAAGTGAAGGACTCTGCCTTAGCTGGTATAACTGCTTATGTCTCCCAGGATTGTACAG TGTACAGCGCTGATGTGATTGACAGCCACAGGGCACCCAAAGCTGGGTGGCCGTCGGCTGGTAAAGCAGATGACCTGCCCCCTCACCAAAAAGAACAATCAGCATCTGCGTTCACCCTGCCAGACAGTCAAGCTGTTATCATTCTAATCCCTGTACGACTGGGAGGGGAAAAGATCAACCCCGAGTATTTTAACTTTGCAAAG AGAATACTAAGTCTGGAGTACTGCATTGGCATCATTGGAGGGGAGCCCAAGCAAGCCTGCTACTTTGTAGGATTTCAAG ATGACAGCTTGATTTACATGGACCCTCATTACTGTCAGTCTTTTGTGGATGTCAGCACCAGCGATTTCCCTCTCCAG TCCTATCACTGCCCCTCACCAAAGAAGATGCCTTTCACTAGGATGGATCCAAGCTGCACCATTGGATTTTACTCCAGAAGTGTCCAAGACTATGAGAAAATCACCCAAGAGCTGTCTCAG GTTCTGCAGCCATCAGCAAGCGACAAATACCCAGCGTTCACTATTGTGCAAGGTCATGGTAGAGATTACGACCTGTCGACCCTAGAAAAGAGAGAATGGCCCTTCATCCGTGACCCAAGGAGGACAATCACCACTGCTGGGGACTTTGTGCTTCTTTGA
- the atg4c gene encoding cysteine protease ATG4C isoform X3: MGNIEDFRRDFASRVWLTYREEFSPLPGSLLTSDCGWGCMLRAGQMMLAQALILHFLGRDWMWSEALQLQRLDAETWTTTAAKRLVEFLGASLQGTFNRPSNPESSAIHQAQAPGSAEEADAHLKEMYHRTLVSWFGDNSFAHLGLHRLVHLGLTLGKQAGDWYGPAAVAHILKKAMDEVKDSALAGITAYVSQDCTVYSADVIDSHRAPKAGWPSAGKADDLPPHQKEQSASAFTLPDSQAVIILIPVRLGGEKINPEYFNFAKRILSLEYCIGIIGGEPKQACYFVGFQDDSLIYMDPHYCQSFVDVSTSDFPLQSYHCPSPKKMPFTRMDPSCTIGFYSRSVQDYEKITQELSQVLQPSASDKYPAFTIVQGHGRDYDLSTLEKREWPFIRDPRRTITTAGDFVLL; the protein is encoded by the exons ATGGGAAATATAGAGGATTTCCGGAGGGATTTTGCATCTCGTGTGTGGCTAACATATAGGGAAGAGTTTTCCCCTCTACCTGGCTCTCTTCTAACATCCGACTGTGGCTGGGGCTGCATGCTTCGGGCTGGACAGATGATGTTGGCTCAAGCACTTATTCTGCACTTCTTGGGCAGAG ATTGGATGTGGTCAGAGGCACTACAGCTCCAGCGTTTGGACGCCGAGACATGGaccaccactgcagccaagCGCCTGGTCGAATTCCTGGGAGCCTCGCTACAGGGCACCTTCAACAGGCCCTCCAATCCTGAATCATCAGCCATACATCAGGCTCAGGCTCCAGGGTCAGCAGAGGAGGCAGATGCCCACTTAAAAGAAATGTACCACCGGACACTGGTTTCATGGTTTGGGGACAACTCCTTTGCTCACCTGGGTCTGCACAGACTGGTACATTTAGGCCTGACATTGGGGAAACAGGCCGGGGACTGGTATGGACCTGCTGCTGTCGCGCACATTCTCAA GAAGGCTATGGATGAAGTGAAGGACTCTGCCTTAGCTGGTATAACTGCTTATGTCTCCCAGGATTGTACAG TGTACAGCGCTGATGTGATTGACAGCCACAGGGCACCCAAAGCTGGGTGGCCGTCGGCTGGTAAAGCAGATGACCTGCCCCCTCACCAAAAAGAACAATCAGCATCTGCGTTCACCCTGCCAGACAGTCAAGCTGTTATCATTCTAATCCCTGTACGACTGGGAGGGGAAAAGATCAACCCCGAGTATTTTAACTTTGCAAAG AGAATACTAAGTCTGGAGTACTGCATTGGCATCATTGGAGGGGAGCCCAAGCAAGCCTGCTACTTTGTAGGATTTCAAG ATGACAGCTTGATTTACATGGACCCTCATTACTGTCAGTCTTTTGTGGATGTCAGCACCAGCGATTTCCCTCTCCAG TCCTATCACTGCCCCTCACCAAAGAAGATGCCTTTCACTAGGATGGATCCAAGCTGCACCATTGGATTTTACTCCAGAAGTGTCCAAGACTATGAGAAAATCACCCAAGAGCTGTCTCAG GTTCTGCAGCCATCAGCAAGCGACAAATACCCAGCGTTCACTATTGTGCAAGGTCATGGTAGAGATTACGACCTGTCGACCCTAGAAAAGAGAGAATGGCCCTTCATCCGTGACCCAAGGAGGACAATCACCACTGCTGGGGACTTTGTGCTTCTTTGA